Genomic window (Argopecten irradians isolate NY unplaced genomic scaffold, Ai_NY scaffold_1157, whole genome shotgun sequence):
GGTGTAAGAGAAAGGGATATCTCGATCCTCTTTTAGGAATGAAATCTTTTGCATGGCTGGTCATCACAAGGCTTTGTAACAAGTTCACATTGTTTGTTGGCCTAAACCTTTCTTTAGGATAGAGATTAACCATTAatgatataatgaaaaatatttattcaacaacgataaaaagtacatttgattttattttatgccataaattttatttattttctgataGATTTTGCcaagaaaataaatgaatattgtTGGATGAGTTTCCTGATAAAAATGAATCTTGAAATCAGCTAAACATTGAGAAGTGTTAAGGAATGAAATTAACCTTACAACTCTGATTTAAAGAGTCATTACATCGGGGAGGATGCTGAAGAAACCTGTGACGGAGGAGGAAAGTGTGGAAAAACCAAAGGAAGATGATGCCGGCGATCAGGAAGACTCGGACATTGAGGATATGGCTCAGGAAAGTAACGCAGCAGCCGACAAAGAAAAGAAACGACATGATGAAGAGAaagaatatgatgatgatgaaaatgaagAGGATGCAAAGCCTGAGGAATTGGATGAGCAAGGtattaaataaacatcaaacaaaaacTGGAGCAAAGCATGACAAGCGTTGGTAATAGGACAGTTAGTGTCTGCTGTTTGTATCACAAAATAAGTCTGAGAAATTCTTACAGAATTGTATTGGAAGTTTAGTGTAAATTCTCAATTTATACTTGATTATGTAGTCTGATATATGTCAATTATTTACTACAATACCTGTGATTGATTCTGTTTAAAAGTGATTggtttttgtgatattgtacTGAACATGCTAAAAATATAATTCTAACTTAATAAACACTATTAACACAATAAAAGATCTATAAAGTTTATAGAGAACTAGAATTTACAGTCtgagaaagatttttttttatcgatAAATAAAATGGCCgttgaaaatattaattgtaAACTACATGACATTGTGTATAGTATATAATGAAAGCAATTATATGACCTATGTATCctaaaaataaatcttaattttaaGTTACCATGGACGAggagagtgatgatgatgacgatgacaCAAGCTTCTCTGTGGAGGATGGTACAGGGGAGGGTGGAAATGTCTTACACACGACTAACAAGATGACAGCAAGCATGAGAATAAACGTATGTGGAgaatttcatcatttaaatCAAAGTCAATCTGtaaaaaatttatacatgtaaacaatcgCATTATGGGGACTTTGTTACTGACATGGCCTCCGCGAGCATGAGAATAAACGTATGTGGAGAATTTCATTGTTTAAATCAAAGTCaatctgtgaaaattttatacatgtaaacaatcgCATTATAGCAGCTTTGTTACCCACATGGTTTCCGCCACACATGCTGATTGCAAGGTATAGTGATGTGACTGTTATGAATCAAAATAACTAATGcttcattttatttcacattttctgACAAATTGGAAGTGATCTGGGAGAACAGAGTCATGAGCTAATTACAATGTCTAGCCAGAAGTTGACAGTCAACATGTCATTTCCTATACACATGTCAACATATTACCAGTGAGCTAAGCtaaatgatatacaatgttCAATTGAATGTACTTTGGATTTGTTTAACAATGTTTAAGAAATAAACTAACAACATTTGATTGCATTTTGTGATCTATTAAACGCCCTCCTCTTTGATAATTAGAAATAGATACAAGGTAAGTGTCTTATAACAATTTCTAATTTTATTGCAGAATGTCTTAAAAGCTCAGAATGTTGATGAATATAAATTTGATCAGAAAAGGCAAGAATGGTGTCAAGTAAAGCTTCAGGTAAGTCATACCATCAGACACACTCTTAAATCAATCTACAAATTATTTCGCATCATATTACCTAATATAGTTGgcatcatattatgtaatcgtgttcgttttgtgtgtcttgataaaagGGGCaaatcgcctcgaaaatttggcaattttttttgtccacacggttggaattacttctttgtcccatacaaattattttcttaGTATTCACTAAGGTTACAGGACATCGTCTACAAGTAATTTCATTCAAATTTTGATACATCAAGAATCATGAATTTGTTGATGCTGCAATCCAAATAAACCCAATTTGCTGCCCAATTGATACCTCTATTTCACTAAAAAAATGGAATGGAACTATTGAATACAGttcttatttgattttatttgtttgcaGTTTGGAATACAGAATAGTAAAGTAGATATTTCGTCCCTTCTGGAGGCCGACGTCAAGACTACCATAGTCCACCAGATACCGGGCATCAACAAGTGTTTCTTAACGGAGCAGATGGGGGAAGAAAGACGAGAGCTCCACCTAAAGACAGACGGCATCAACATACAGGTACAGCATGCTACGATTCTTGTCAGGGGAGAATTCTGCGTTTTTTGTGtggaaattgtgaaaaattctCATTAAATTTTGATACAGTAGTATCTCTAAAGAAAACGGAAAGAAAAtcatgttgttttaaaaatgctAAGAGTTATCAGAAGTGCATGGAGTAGGGTACATTGTGGAAATAAGTACTTTGTAACTGTTAGCAACTGCTATGTAGATAGCccataaaaactaaaattttggCACACTTCTCATTACCCGgtatataatttcaaatttgaGATAATTACAGGTATTTTCATGCCCCACCACAAAAATGGAGGGGGCATTTAGTGTTGCGCAAATGTGTCATATCCTTTCTCTTCTGTAACGTCCTGTTGTGGTCCATATGGCAGAgtggtatttatttatttcttgcttacgtttctttatacagaggactccacttAATCAAATAACGGTTATTCAAATATTTcgttttttttgtataaaattcTGCAGTCCCGAATATTTTAGCCAACCATTTGATGATCTCCTTtcgctattcaaatcgcctttcgtccatggTCCATCGTCTGTCCGTCCTTCCACTATAtctcggaaagtactgaagggatctgtcacaaatttcacatgcagttcccctaggtccctagttgtgcatgttgcatttttgGACCTATCGataggacgccatcttggattttgcggaccaatcagtcaacaagatgatTGCCAGGCCGCcctcttggattttgataattgaagtttgttacagcaatttctcagaaagtactgaagggatctgtctcaaagaTCCCTTTTTCCATTGTTAAACCTAGGTCATTCTTTGGTGGACACCatgatccctctgggatctctggtttctttctttatctttgtttttcaactctgTGTATTTGCATCAACTTTTTGCATGACTTCTggttattcaaataaataatatacatttctATATGCGTACTGAAAatcatcattttctttttcttttcattgCATTGTGTACTAATGTGAAGTGTGAATTTGGTTCTttgtacattttaaatattcaaaatgtacTATAATACACAGGTTGTTGTTTAATTTGCAAAATAACGAGAGAGAGAAAAATTCTAAGTTTAatccaattttttttcttcaggaaaTCTACAAGTATTCTGATATACTTGATATCTCTCAACTCTACACCAATGACATTCACGCCATGGCTAATACATATGGAATTGAGGCTGCCTCCAGGGTCATTGTCAAGGTCGGTAAAATCCAATACATTATCAGGTTAAGGTCATGTTAAAAACAAATGTCCCTGAGAGTGGTGGTGATAATGTCAACTAATATTGTTTTAGCTGtcttgttcaatattttatatatgccTTTGCCCTCCTACAAATCTTGATGGATTCTATTGAGATAATCTTCTCTAACCTAaactattatttatttatttcagtgATAGTCCAATTTTAGAGCATTTCCAACTTATCAACTTAACAATTATTGCCAGATTGATTTGCTgaatttcattatataatacaattGAGGGAATTCAAGTTCAATAATAAGTCAATATCCCCTGAGAGTACACCAATTTAAATACACATACAGTACATACTACAGCGCCTAGCTATCGTGCCATTCTTGACCTATTTAGGCTTAGGGACCACATGTATTATTCTTAATCAACTAATTAGTCTGTTTAATCTCAGTATATATCCACAAATGATGAAGTTTCCAATGCATTTCTATTTCTCTACCACAGGAAATTCAGAATGTGTTTGGTGCCTATGGAATTCAGGTTGACTATCGGCACCTGTGTCTTCTGGCAGACTACATGACCTTCGAGGGATCTTATAAACCTTTCAACAGGAAGGCCATGGAGACGAGCAGCTCACCATTACAGAAGATGTCCTTTGAAACTACAATGAATTTCCTTATGAAGGCCAGTATCCATGGCAACAGGGACAATCTGCGAAACCCATCATCCCAGCTGGTAGCGGGAAGGCTTGTGTCTTGTGGTACAGGGTCATGTGACATCTTACAACCCCTCTGTTGATAGTTTCTACTTCAACATACAAACTACGAACACGTGTTCAGGACAATTGTTAAGTTTGAGTGATCATATTCATTGAACTGTTAAGTTTTCAGTTGGAGAATGTGTGtgaacaattttacaattttggaATGCAAAACTCACCAGTTATAAACAATAGAAATATCCATGTGAGGAGAAACTAATATTGCTTTTTAAAGAGCCATCATAttaattttggtttattttgatatttttaatgctGATTTTGATCAAGGTCACAGAGACTATATAAGACTTGAATgacttttaaatattatatgattTTGCTTAACAACTGATGCATAATGAAATATCTTAGAATCGAAAAACAAATTTGGCTCTATGAAAATCATATGTTATCACAGTTAAtcatataacaatgttttatatagaaaacCTTGAGTGTCAGTATATGTTCAGTTCTCCATTTTCAGATAAAATATActagaaatataattatatatttaattaaatttctaATAACGGACCTCGCTTTAtcatgttaaagggacaattcgctcTAAGACttcattaaaacttgcacatatttcggaaacaaatcagttctaatggaaattagattagttagttttactgtgatatgtcaaaAAAGCCCACTGCagtcaaatgtatgtgaaatgttcaatcgccattacacatagccttgtatgccgaaccctgacccttgcctgtgtagtaaagcattttttgtctagaactactcaaatcgctcttacagttgtggtaacattattagatgcatgttcttgtctaaaaataatttcatcaactcctcagcggttatgtattgcatttgtttaacatgcgtgactttgactcgggtaagggaacagcgtacatgttgtacctgcttaatcgtgttgatcaacgatttggaatttcaatggtattaatcaaaatgcttaacaatgttgtggaatttgtcgctatttcttgtcatatgtttcataaggactgtagaacaatacattaatatcatattttgcttcgtggttatgtaacgaattagcctcactgaattgtccctttaaaaaatTCTTAACTTATAGCAGCATGATTTTGCATCAACACTTGCACGGTGATAATTTTTCAGAGGTCCAAATGTGCCTTTCTTCATTGGAGCAAGTGATAATGTAATTAcattaaatttgaataaaatatgatttcctatatatttgaattatgctatttatttaattcttggttttactgtgatcaATGTTGATGGTTAAGCCAATCAGCAATAAATGTTATTAGTTGATGATCAGCTTACTGGCTGTATGTATGATTGGACTGAAAACTTTCATTAACAAGAAAttcacggaagtggatgtgtcgcctgcacagcatcacaaaaaatagttcttaacatttgttaataattagatgaagttatcaagtcccgttACTCTTGTAGAtgttgatggattttgaccagttaTCAAAcccattaaagatgctccaccgccgacagagcataaatgatattcatcgtttgaacaattggtgtttaatcgtgtatatatatgtctaattaacacaaacaataatatagaataatttatttcgcctttggtgcatgcgcaatcagtacttcattccatataggatatagtaacacggatttttttcgggatgcaattaattatatttcatgtttttaacttgaagtaaattagaagctcacaaactgttcaatggtggtaatggtgtaaagtaagtaacttttgtaactgaagaaaaatactaaatggtctgctcctgtttttgatagttaaaatttaccatttgtcagcggtggagcatctttaaagatttcattaatataaagcaatacaccaaatttggttgaaatcggacaatgaATACTAAAGCTATCGAGCGAAAACCAtgtttttgacgattttaaagtccagTAACTCTTGCAagtattgacggattttgacaattattgaactcatccaagatctcattaatataaaacaatttggttgaaattggacaataaatatttcaagttattgagcagaaaccatggatttatctgttttgaagattttaaaatcccgtaacttttgcaaatattgacggattttcaCCATTATCGATTTTCTTCGAAATcacattaatataaagcaatataccaaatttggttgaaattgaacAATAAATGCTTAGTTTATCGCCCGGACgccgccgacatagtgatacctatagctaagtgtcgcccttgcgttgtaGGCGACACAAAAATGAAGACCAATGCAAATTTTGTAATTGAGTTGTAAGATTATATCTCATTTATCCCTCATTATTTTGTGGATAAGATTTTCAAAATAAGATTTGTCCTGAATTAGTCAAAATATTAATCCCATAAAAGTACTGCCTGCAATCATAGATCAATAGTAAATATAGGAGGTATGGTATGGTAAGCAAAATAATGGAACATCTTACATTTACTTCATGATTTCATAGATTTATCTCATCAATGTACTGTACTGTTTCTActaaacaattcaaattaatAATGACAGGTACATTaacttattttcatacttttattAACAATGTAAAGATTATACCAGGTTAGCTAGCTGTTCACAGTGGCACTCAAATGTTCACCAAGAGCAGGATTATTCAACTGTTTCACACgattcttttttcttcttttcctcTTATTTACTGCATTTTCTAAGAATGACTTTTTTACTTTATTCTTTTCCCCCTTTTTGGACTTTTTGCAGGATAGAGGATTAGGGCCCTTTGGTCCTttctttttgaactttttctttACAGGCTCCTCACCGAATGTCTGAACTTTGAGTTTTTTTATCACGTCCATCTGATGCTCTGAAGGAGCTATTCGTGCTTGCAGTTCCTTCTCTGCTGTGCCCTTTGAGAGCTCTGTGGGAGATTCCATATTAATTGCATTATAAGCCATAAATAACAGGGGTACCCCAGGGTGTGATTCTCTCAACTGTTCTCTTAACTCGTGATCCTGAAACAAATTAACAGATTAAACATTACTTCCAGTTATCGAAATAAATGATGGCATTAATCTTCACAAGATTTAACTCATCTATCCCTGAcaacacatttaggctcttctaaataaAGGCTACAGACCAGTCCATCATGAAATGTTAGGGATGAATGTAAACAACTTTTAAACTTTGTGAAGCTCCTCAAACcgggttttatttttaaatactcTTAAAATCTGATTGACTAGAATACTAATATCAAATAACTTCTCTAGTAATATTAAATTACTTCTCtagtaatatcaaataaaatcaaGTCACCACAAAAAAGGTTTTAGGCATGAagacatgaaataaatttgcTGCGATATTATAAGTTGGTTTGTGGTATTTGAAGCGTTGTTACTGAAAACTTCCCAGCACCAACAGAATATAGATGCTTGTTGGACAAAATCTAAGTCAGAATTTCAAGTTAAGTCTTTTTAGAAATGCAGCAGAATCCCTTtctttttcaaaacatttattagCATTATTTACCTGAGTGGCAACAATGAGTTGTCCCCCTTTAGCTTTCTTTACAATGGACTGTATACATCTGGCAGCCTTCACTGGTTTGGAGTGTTTACAGTGTTGTACATTAAACTGCTGAAGGATCTTCAATGGCCCATACAGGAGGGTACCTGTATAACAGTTAGGAAATGAAATACACTTTACACATGATCTCTCCAAAACTGATTAATAAATATTGTAAGCAGGTGAAATCCTCCATTCAAGTTTTCCATCATTGCATACAGAATTATCTACCCTTGCGCATATCTATTTTGATGTCAATAATTTGAGAGGAAAACTgtgttgttttctctgaaagtGCATGTTTTTAACACTTTTCATCACAATCAACtctaatgtaaatgtagtacatTAAGCTGCAAATTGATAAGGGATGCAAATATGCAAAAAGGAATAGAAACATCCTATCCTTACCCGTTTAAaattaccgtattcaacccaataagcgcctaGGGTGCTtaaaaaattattgcaaatctatactgttttatgtaattttggtccttatttatgcatgggcaattgaaattgaggcctcaaaaagggggaggggcgcttattgggtcgaatacggtatgtcAATTCTGGTTAGAAGAGCAGCCTGCagagaaaaaaactatttttctattACTAAAATCTTAATTACCAAATGCTGCACATTCTGCTTTGATGCATTCTGTTGTCAATACATTGACCTCTCCCTCTAGGTATCGTGGCATCTGGTCACTGATGTTGACCTTGAACGTCAGTGCTGATTTACAAAACGTTCCATCAACCAGGATATTGTATGGAGCATTTAGTCCAAAATTGTTCTTGTAGAAACTGATAAGTTTTCTTACTCTCTTCTGTCTCTTTCTCATTATGACCCTGTTCAATTAATCTGTAAATGAAGATGCATCAGTTATGGTTGATATTACTGTACATTTATTCAAGTGAATATTCAGGCAAAGGAAAGGCTAAAGTCAGTAAAAAATGGCGttaaaatatcattacaatttcttagaaatagaaaaataaaatttcctgtCAAAATCAGTCTGCATGCGAAGaagttaatttatattataagaGTCCTATCATGTCCTCCATGCTGGGTAAGTCTGTGTTGACACTTccatgcagcctcgctttcaaagagttattttttagaaatatgttaaatatataaattacccGGGattttttccataatttcaatggttaAAACTGGACTACGTAAGCAGAACTGGACTGTCATTTGatatgacttttggaaggcagAAATGCATTTatactggttttctttgccagactattcactttaattactTTCTTGCAAGGGaattaatattcaaatgaaggtatatatatacactatatgcaCTCAATTTAAAATTTGACACAGAAGACAAAGAAGAAAAATTGATAAGTGGAGGCTGAACTTGTGTGAATCTATCAGCAGGTCTGGGttgtttttttgggggttttttctcttcttttttatGTTGTCCTAGGTGTCTACCCTTCCCTGGCCTTTAGTTCCACAAAAAAGTGTAACAGGGCTAGAGTAGTGTGCCGCCAGACAGCCACGAACCCGCGACCCCGGACTAACTGGTCCACCGCATTATCTACTGAGCTAAAGTGAAATCCCCGCAGCACGAAGCTAGAAGGTGACTCGATCTGACAATTTAAGCCTGCTACAAAGCATTGGCCCAGTATAAATCAAGGCAAGTTTCATTAAtcacaatttaatttaaacttttctGATTTAATTTAAAGACCGATTATCCCTTGACCGTTACCTGCATGTATTAACACTTTTTAATTGTCCTTAATTGAAGAAAAAGATGAATcaaatgatatgtaaataattacCATAAAAATCTGGTGAGTTGGTATAAACTGTTTGTCACATTAACCATTAACCCAGCatactacatgcccaatatcagtaccctgggcctactGGTTctagagaagaagttgtttaaagattttagcctttttgacccctgtgaccgtgaatgaagatcaaggtcattcatttgaacaaacttgatagcccttcatccaagcatgttaggggcccaatatcaggtctctaggcctcttagttattcacaagaagttgtttaaaggatttttagcctttttgacccctgtgatcttgaataaaggttaaggtcattcatttgaacaaacttggtagccctttgtcccagcatgctacaggccaaatatcagtaccctgggccttttggttattgagaagaagtcatttgaatgaaaagtttacgcacggcggacggcgcacgacgacggacagtgcatgatgacaataggtcatcctgacccttcgggtcagatgacctaaaaaatgcTTTCGCTCAAAACCGACTCCTGAAACTTGCAGAGAATTTGTATATAAGGATAATTTGAACACTATGCAACCACTTTTCGTTCGAAACAATAGagcaataattaacttaatGAGCTTTATTATACGTCATCAAAACCGCTTTCAATATGTTTGCATGATCgttataagagcgcagctctgcATGGTCGGAGGCCgtgtagagcgaagctctactaaccataacacgtgggtgagcatatagattccaatacattccagtaccccttggactttgaaattgggTCCCACGGAAAAAGTCTcccgcctccatgtaggcagccatgttttaattctggTTATCAGCACGAcaagatttgaaattttctgtactAGACGACGGgatacgctttaaaattactgtaagtagttttaatttatatatatacaagaacaacgcaataaatgtactggtccaatatatactgtctattctcaagcgcacggcactgtcagcagtgacgtcacaaaacctgatgCCAAAGATGATGGCACAGATTCGCgcatatttttgatagcatctgctaaaaacaagattgaagtatattgaattattccatttggattattttgaattctttctaactatcgatagtatgtgcatgtcagtgaaatattttattgttaatctcgtagaaaaatataaagatatgatgttctaatcttttacatgtagctgcgctcttctgaggctttgccttaaattcatattaaaagTTAACAACCACTGCAGGAGTCGTTTTTGAGCAGAAGCattttcatcttcaaaaatttcattttttgtatagctataaatagctattatagctatatatcgctataatagcaataaatttacatgtgcccaacctgttAGGCCTACATGGTACATGATCTTATCCTGTGCCCTATTATCCAAGTTTactctttgtttacattttgaaacatttagGTTATGCAGTACAATTATACATTCAGAACCGATGATTTTATCCCATATATACGTGACTTGTATAGCCTAGCCTACCACTTACCAGAAAACTAAACAAGACTTTAGTGAAACATCACAGTCACGTGTAGAAACTTTCTTCGCAAACTGTCCAAACAGTGTTAGAAAGACGCTTGAGTGTGTAGTGTATTTTTCGTATTGGTAAAACGTTTTGAAGACTATGTTCATCCCTTTCATCTGGAAAAATGGCGACGGCAAGACCCACGTTGAGTTCAGCGGTACAATATGTCCAGATAGATGGTCTGGTAGGTCCCATAATAACACAAATCATTGATATTTCTTTGATTCACAACACATGATAAATGTTTGTACACATGATTGCCCattaaaattgatcaaaatataTCTTCATTGACGAGCATTTGACCGGCATATTTTATAAGACATTTCGTCCCACTAATCAACAACATAGATGAAGCGGGTTTCCctaaattttctattttacaCAGTCGTTTCCTCATTTCATGAACAAGATAACAATAACTACTATTACAATCTTTTAAACCGATCGATAGCTAACTAGCTTTGTTTGTCGAAGTCTCCTCTGATCCTCATCCTGACACCTTGGTCAAGTTCCCCTCAAATACCAGAGCCGGGTcacacttaataacgacaacaaacgacaagaaacgacaacaaacgacaacacgttaaatacaaggaaaagttagtgacaacacaggatatgttattcagtacattaaaatgaatatttctaacAAGTTTTATAAAGATTGgagcaaaaatgaaggaattagagcgatttgaatattctgaaatcgggccgctggtcaacgatagatcgagtgacaagaggtttgccatgacggtataccgacaacaaattgtaacatcgaaaatgtttttgaaaacctaacgacaacagaagatatgttttttgtcatactataatgcatctttgtacaaaatttcattaagattggaataaaaatgaagactttatacctgttttaatgttacgagATCGGCGACTGGTCCGGTTTACTACCGACAACAGATCGACGACTCACACACACACCTGTACACGCGTGTGTACGAGTGCATAGAGTCTCGATACTGTTTGTCTAAGCCATTGTTGTGTAAACATCATTATAGTCGGTGTAGAACTCAATACAAGACCCTATGAACGGACGTGGTTCTACTCAGGGTCCTTTATATGTTGGTGTAGCTAATCTATttagttttttgtgtgtgtatttttagctgcgtaaatatttttttat
Coding sequences:
- the LOC138313994 gene encoding DNA-directed RNA polymerase I subunit RPA1-like, translating into MAENGRKTRVITSGRMLKKPVTEEESVEKPKEDDAGDQEDSDIEDMAQESNAAADKEKKRHDEEKEYDDDENEEDAKPEELDEQVTMDEESDDDDDDTSFSVEDGTGEGGNVLHTTNKMTASMRINNVLKAQNVDEYKFDQKRQEWCQVKLQFGIQNSKVDISSLLEADVKTTIVHQIPGINKCFLTEQMGEERRELHLKTDGINIQEIYKYSDILDISQLYTNDIHAMANTYGIEAASRVIVKEIQNVFGAYGIQVDYRHLCLLADYMTFEGSYKPFNRKAMETSSSPLQKMSFETTMNFLMKASIHGNRDNLRNPSSQLVAGRLVSCGTGSCDILQPLC
- the LOC138313995 gene encoding rRNA-processing protein UTP23 homolog translates to MRKRQKRVRKLISFYKNNFGLNAPYNILVDGTFCKSALTFKVNISDQMPRYLEGEVNVLTTECIKAECAAFGTLLYGPLKILQQFNVQHCKHSKPVKAARCIQSIVKKAKGGQLIVATQDHELREQLRESHPGVPLLFMAYNAINMESPTELSKGTAEKELQARIAPSEHQMDVIKKLKVQTFGEEPVKKKFKKKGPKGPNPLSCKKSKKGEKNKVKKSFLENAVNKRKRRKKNRVKQLNNPALGEHLSATVNS